GAGCGAATTTCCAAGCTCCTAGTTATGAAAAACAGAATGGCAATGACGAACTCGAAAGCCTTGTAGCCTACGCTAATACATAATTGCCTAAAATACAGGTCCCCAAGAAACTTGCCTCGAATTCAaaagcaacaagtaaaaaatacgccgaagtttcttcgacgcaatagAGTCCTCTGTACAGCTGCTGCAGCGTATAATTGagcccaccgaaaacagatctatctttcagtggtcttggtataatgctgtgtgagctgcgGCCATTTAAACTTTAATCACCgtccggtggtgtcctatcctatatcgttgccaaatgcacgattatggctaactttaatcttaaaaaaaacaaaaaaaaaacaaaaacactgaggctagtgggctgcaatttggtatgtttgatgacaggaagggtggatgatcaacatgccaatttgaggccctctagcctcagcagttttaagatctgcgggcggaacgaaaaagtgcggacggacagacaaagccggcaaaacagTTTTCGTTTTAGAAACCTAAAAATGGATTGAGGTCCTCTACTCACCTGTACATAAAGTGCTTCCATTCTATCTGCAATAAGATCACTTTGACTTGGTTAAGTGGCGAAATGATTAACACCTGATGCCAACGACGATCAAAACTAAACACCACTAAATGCGGGCACATCAGGTAAACACTATAACGAGTCAACGAACTGTGgctgaattttgaaaataatagaagggatgatggaatatgtatataattaagagAACGACAGGATAAGGATGGGTTCCAACAAGGTTTAAGGAGAAATTACTGCGTGCCCACCCGGCAACGACATTCACGCGTATAATGGAAAATTTCACTTGTCTTTAGCGGCCGAAACAACTTCTCGAACGATTGTTATAAATGTTAAAGTAACCACTTTGTCTCATACTGAACCGTATATAGAAATGGACAGCGAACGGACATTCTGTCTAAGGAAAGTTGCCTctggaattttaatattaataacaagttttttatttcctctttactTCCTTTCTATTACTATTAGCCTGCACCTGCCCGATATGGGGCTGAAGTGGTTAATGTGGATTTGTTGCCGTGTTACGAGTATAAGGTCAGCCATGGGAGTgccaaatgtttatttttgactGTTGCAATTTCTTTGTATATCTTTTAAAAACGTTGTCAATTTTCTTCgcatgttttataatattttcaccaCGCTTGTATTTCCTCTTCCTATATAAtgatgctcttcattgcctaTGACTTCACGATTGGAATTCCTTTGTACAGAGTCAGTGATGCTCTAtcagtaaatttttttccttttctgaaataCAAAAAGTATTACTGGGAAATGTTATCAAGACCGTCTATAGTCGAGGTATCTCTGTCTTTACATAACGTTCTGATATCTGCATTCAGTACTTGAGGCTGTATCAATTCACTTACCACAAGATTACAAATAAGTTATTTTCAGTTGCGTCAAAATCAGAACTGCAACACTTGTTATAATTTAACCGGGATAATTAAAAGCTTTTTATCACAAAACTTTTATTGTAACAAACAAGATCAAACAATATTATGGAATGTTAAAGCTAAAACAGCTATGTTAAACACAGTACTGTTGGAGTGCAAAGTTTGGTAATTacacatttatgaaattcagtcACGTGTGTTACAGTAATAAGGCTTcaatcattacaataataatgcTGGTAATGAAAATGAGTTTCGATACattttcagtgtaaaaataaaaagaaaccactgGATTATCAAACGTACTCATTATTTATGGTGAACTAATGCAATTGACCCCTTACCCTTCTCCTGAACTGACCTCTTCTTGCGCACCTACCTCTCACACAAGCTACATTTACAGGATCGAAAATTTGACCTCGTTTGCATCTCCAAGAATACATTTCCCACTGGCCTCCCTCTAGCACACACTCGTGGAATACAAAGCATCGGTCTGGGTCCGGTACCAGACCTCGCTCAAAGCAGACTGGATGAGGAGGTGGCAGAGAGGGCGTTCCCTCGGAGAGAGTGTGGAGGGCTTCCTGTACCTCAGGGGTTATGGTTTCTTCTAGCCCTGCTGGGCGGTGGGGTTGGACAGCACTTGACACTGATCCTGGGACATCAAAAGTTTGGTGGCCTTGAATATTTCGGTCTTCAGTTTGGAAATTTGGTGATTCTGTAGGGTTAAATTCATCAGGCTGTTCAGTTTCAGTAAATTGGACAGGAGGCTGACCTTGATCCTTGTGTTCAAAAGCTCCCTGGCTTTCAAAAACTGCAGTGCTTGGAGAATGACTTTCACTTTGAACTGGCAATCTTTCATTTACCTGGATTTCACTGGGCCCCTGATTAGAGAACTGAGTTCGCACATTGTTTTGGAAATGAGGTTGAACTGGATCTTGGAAATGTGTTTCCACCGGATTCTGGAAATGAGGCTGACCGTGGTTTAGGAACTGCTGTTGATCAGGATTTTCGAACTGAGGTCTACCTGGGATATTCGGTAATGGCTGTTCATCACTAAAGAACTGTGTTTGACCTGGATTTTGGAAGTGGGATTCAGGATTCAAGAATGGGGGAGGACCCTGGTTTTGTAAAATAGGTTGTCTCTGATCATGGAATAGAGAATCATCCTGGAAAAGGGTGGGTCTTGGTGGTTGTCTGGTGTCTTGACTAACAAACTGTTGCCCGAAGAACTGAGAACCTGGCTCTTGCTGCACTGTGAAGGCAGGTCTTCTTTCACTTATAACAGGAGACGTTCCAAACACTTGTCCTTGCGCCTGGAATTGGGAAGATGCTAAAGTTTGATCTTGAAGCTGGAATGGAGAATGAATGTTAGAAAACTGCTCCTGTTCACTGGGTAAGTTCCCATCAATAAACTGAGGAGGTCTTCTTCGTGTATGGAAACTTGGTCTCGGGTTCTGGTTCTGAATAAAGGGTCTCTGACCCCGTATCTGCAGATTTTCAGGAGCAATCGTTTCACCTTGGAACTGATCCTGGCCCTGAAAACTTGAAGTTCTTAAAGGTTGCCCCACGACATTTTGAGGCTCTGTGGTAGCAATTCGCCTGTTACCTAACCTAATGGGGTGTGGCACTCTAGGTTCATGTTCAGAGAGAGGTGGATTAAGGAAATTTGGCACTTCGCCCTCACGTTGCTTACGGGTTTCATCGGGCACAATTAACTGAGGTTTGGGTACTCTTGATGACGCTTCTTCGTGCTTGGTGGGTAGTTCTCCTTCTGTGCCTGAATGTGACTGCTGTATGGGTGTAGGAGTGGGTTGAAAGACTACCCTATCTGCGACCTGAGGGGTTACAACCGGCAACTGTTCCACTGGACGTGACTGAAACTGCAGCAGTTGCTCGGGAGCAAAGGTTGTTTGGAAAACTTCACCAGCAGGACCAAGGACAGTTACTGCCCCTATGAAATCTTCATTGTTGTCTTCTTCAGTCACGGGCTGCATTTTCAATAAGaagacattatatttttattgttatatgcaACTATGCTCAACCGTACTTCAATATCCACTTGAGACAAAGTATTTGAATAAAGCCATTTTACAAAATTCATGATATCCATCAAACACTCTTAATTAAGTCTTTTCTTATTCATACTGTAAAAACAGTTAATAGAAGTACACCCAGCACATGCATTCTCATTCTGACAAAGAAGATCAGTAATTTATCAACTATAAGCGCAAAGGCTAAAATACATGCGGATTCTTAAATTTTATGCAATTACAGCATGATTAATTAGCTCCAAGATATATGTCCCTAAGATCTCTTACTAATAGGACTCTGatgttattaaattatattcTGACCAAGTAATTCTCTCTCCTGCTGTCTCCTCCTAcatctaacctaatctaacctagacAGCAGTAAATGAAGTCACTTCCATAGGTGAACATGCATGCCATgcaaatttttcctcttttgttatcTGCAAATATTAGCAACAATGCATGTTACTGCAGTAAAGCACCatgaaacaaaaactgaaaaccttaTTAGAGAAACATTAAATTAGACTGTAGAAAGGAAATGGATTTAAAAATTAGAGATCAAAGGTCAGGCAAACACACTCCAGTAACGACAGGGCCACAACTTTGCTCATATGCAAAGACGTAACAGAAATTAAGACTTAAAACAGAATATACGAAGGCAAAAGAGTTTTTCTGATGACATGCACACGTCCGGGAAAAATCTGAAGTTGTTTTTCGATGAGCACTCTTAGGAATTGAATATAGAAGaaagaattgaggccaaaggccaagcactgggatctaagaggtcattctgcgctgaaacggaaactgacagtaaaaggtctgaaagttgtaacaggaggaaaacctcgcagctgcacaatgaatcaattgttaggagagggtggaaagttagatggaagaaagagaatatgaaaggaggtacagtaaagggaacaaacgggcttgcagctaggggccgaaggcacactgcaaagaaccttaagtaatgcctacagtgcaccgcatgaggtacaccgACGGCACTTCCCGCCCCCCCCGCCTACGGGGAGAGCACTCTTATGTGACTCATTTATATAAACTGGTACTGTGACCATCAGTACCAGATGTATGTTTGCAGCCATAAATAATTTGGACTAAAATGTGATCTTGAAAACGGAAAGTACTTGTATCCCACcgaattcttttatttcacttctaCCTCTCCTTACAATACTGTACAGGTTAGGGCGAgtcaattacatttttaaaacaaaaaatctttaaagaaatcTTTTGTATCCAAATAGGCAAGAATGTTTTGGTTTTACTGATTTTACTATCAAATAATTACAATAACGTTTCATTAGTAACAGTTACTGAATATACCGTAACTATTGATGTTACCCAAAATGAAATGAAGTCTGATTTGAGCTGGAAATCTCTAGGCAGAATTGTCTCATCAAGGGCCACAAGGAAATCCCATAATTCAAGAGcatttcttcatcattatttatGCTCGTTGCCAATTATTACTCATGTGTATTTTCTCCCAGAAAAAATGCACGCTACAGTGCTGTTTTCGGCTAAACGACACGCAACCGTCCTTTGGACTATACATTTACGAAATTAATTCCTGgcaaagaatgagaatccttttaacacggaaaagaatatgaatgttttatagtttttttacaCTTCTCTGTTTTTTCATTGCTAGTATAATGTGTTAACTGACTTCATATTGTGGAGATTATTGTGAATACCACAAGGATGCCTGTGGCAAATTAACTTTACTAGAAACGATATATCCATCGCACAGAGGGATCAAGATATTTAAGGTGTATGCCCAGTCACAGGGGCTACAGAGGCCATTCAGTATCTGTTTATTACCTTCTCATTCATAAGTTTTCTGATATTCTCTCAAAAATTATGACTCTCTTTTCGCATATTTATACGAAATCAATTTGTGCTATATTGACAAACTGCactttatgaatgaaatgatTCAAGGACAAGCTATGGCGACTGGAATCTTTAAAGCAAAACTTTCTTCATATAGACAGATTACTGGTGACTGATAggtatttttcatgtttctcaGCTTTTCCTTAATATACATAACGCCTCGCCTCTGTTCTTGAATAACTGcaacctttttttaattttttttttattgttttaattaccGTTTCGGTCAGCAACCGCCCCTTCGTTCCCAAAGATAACTAAAAAACACACCATCCTTGCAATGTCCTATACATTCATACAGTAATAAACCCTCAATCAGTGTTTAACGAATCTTCAATCGCAAAGAATGCTTCAACTggactgtatatatttaaaattcaaagaaagaaatgttaataaaagtAAACTCTTGCCTAGAACTTGCCTGACCTAGAGATTAATCTCTGGCGCCGTCGTGTGGTCGAATCTTTGCGTTGTCTGTACAAGATATATCACCAATCTTTAATCATCAATCTACCCATACTTTGCATTCGAATCTTCCATAACTATACCGCCTCTATGTAGTGCTAGATATGCAGGTAGCTCTACCAGTCGTTTATTTTCTTCCGTGAGATTGAATACCACACAACTTTATAGAAGTTTTACGCCTGTTGTGACTCAAATGTGAAATGATCTTTCTGTCCTGTAGTTCAACCGTTGTAACTTCAGGTGCAAGTGCTTTTTGTTGAGCAGGCTGAATTGAGTCTCTCTTCATAGGTTATTTGTTTTATGtcttgtattttactttgttacttatcGGTTTTGTtctattatttctctctcatagtttattctttatttctcaatttccttttctgtaatgGGCTTCTTTCCCAAATAGGGGCATGGGCGTATACCCCTTTTCTTTCACAACTAGCTTGCAGCTTggcgtgtaataataataataataataataataataataataataataataataataatacgtttcgAATGTTTTGCCAAAAGTGTGGATAGGGTTTACAGTGGAATGAAGCAATATGAAAACAAACTAACTGAAGTTTATGTTGTCTGGACATTTTCTGCCTCGTGTTTCAGTTACCAGTGGAAATGACTGCAACAAGAAAGGAATTATGCTTTACGACAGTGAAATCTAAATGTCAGTTTTCacaacattaaatttaatttcctacTGTTTCTGTGTGTTGAAAAAGTCCATGCATACCACAGAAGTTTAGGAGATACTAAGAAGTGCAAAGACGTTCTCGGCATCCATAAATAGATTATGAGCGCTGTAAAAATGGACACcggaaaatgacaatgaaaagacAACTTATCTGTTTGAACATGCAACccaaaactgtaaagaaaaattactccTACGAATAGTGTGGAAACTCCTGGCCTTGACTATGAAGAAGAGATATGTGTGTACATTAAACTGTTACAGAAAGTTGTAATGAATTTAATACCttatgctaagaaattcacaatctcatgaaaaacagtttgtgtaataaaaatccacaaatatatagTCAACTATATTactatttaaaatacaaaaacaaagactttcaggtgttcgaaagtctttacttttgtattttaaatagtAATATAGCTTaacatataattgtggatttttattaattttttatattaaaacatcaTTAGTACCCACTGCCACCTACCATGGTTACTTTTaagaccaccaccaccaccacttttGACCAGGTGGGGCGCCTCACCAGCGCCCCGCCCACCATGCTGCCCCCAACACCGTTGCCGAAAGGATGCCCACCAGGAAGAACCTGCTCATGGAACCCACCGTGAAAGTGCTGGAACCCGACCCCGCATTGATGGTTCCTTTCCAGAGGTCCGAGTATTCGCTATTGTTGGCCAGCTGGTACTCGAAGTCAATTGGAC
This Macrobrachium rosenbergii isolate ZJJX-2024 chromosome 42, ASM4041242v1, whole genome shotgun sequence DNA region includes the following protein-coding sequences:
- the LOC136828393 gene encoding uncharacterized protein isoform X2 — its product is MSHSQLEFNITTTWNGGAIKHDPIQLILTGSPDEEYLELAIEAPFFNDPPAPPGPAGQPFYGLWNYEVVEAFFLNDNNQYLEVEVCPWGQHIVLLLNGQRAAIRHSLPLEVNTTRTGNKWIGNARIPVGYLPKNVTKFNAYGIHGSDPNRVYESLYPAPENATAPDFHALEYFNEIDLSEVLHNQSSAEMSELWSDAIEGVFRYRIQTAWNGVPVDHAPVEITLQGFTAGVEMNVTAPFFNDPRPPNGREGMPYYGLWEYEVVEMFFLNDKDEYLEVELGPWGEHLLLMLKGARNAIKHSLALDYFAVRDEASGTWRGSAMIPPDYFPPKVSRMNAYAIHGVDDQREYQSLYPAPYDDPDYPAPDFHRLDLFRPIDFEYQLANNSEYSDLWKGTINAGSGSSTFTPVTEEDNNEDFIGAVTVLGPAGEVFQTTFAPEQLLQFQSRPVEQLPVVTPQVADRVVFQPTPTPIQQSHSGTEGELPTKHEEASSRVPKPQLIVPDETRKQREGEVPNFLNPPLSEHEPRVPHPIRLGNRRIATTEPQNVVGQPLRTSSFQGQDQFQGETIAPENLQIRGQRPFIQNQNPRPSFHTRRRPPQFIDGNLPSEQEQFSNIHSPFQLQDQTLASSQFQAQGQVFGTSPVISERRPAFTVQQEPGSQFFGQQFVSQDTRQPPRPTLFQDDSLFHDQRQPILQNQGPPPFLNPESHFQNPGQTQFFSDEQPLPNIPGRPQFENPDQQQFLNHGQPHFQNPVETHFQDPVQPHFQNNVRTQFSNQGPSEIQVNERLPVQSESHSPSTAVFESQGAFEHKDQGQPPVQFTETEQPDEFNPTESPNFQTEDRNIQGHQTFDVPGSVSSAVQPHRPAGLEETITPEVQEALHTLSEGTPSLPPPHPVCFERGLVPDPDRCFVFHECVLEGGQWEMYSWRCKRGQIFDPVNVACVRGRCARRGQFRRRVRGQLH
- the LOC136828393 gene encoding uncharacterized protein isoform X1; this encodes MGDRWILFLALAFITGHVRSHSQLEFNITTTWNGGAIKHDPIQLILTGSPDEEYLELAIEAPFFNDPPAPPGPAGQPFYGLWNYEVVEAFFLNDNNQYLEVEVCPWGQHIVLLLNGQRAAIRHSLPLEVNTTRTGNKWIGNARIPVGYLPKNVTKFNAYGIHGSDPNRVYESLYPAPENATAPDFHALEYFNEIDLSEVLHNQSSAEMSELWSDAIEGVFRYRIQTAWNGVPVDHAPVEITLQGFTAGVEMNVTAPFFNDPRPPNGREGMPYYGLWEYEVVEMFFLNDKDEYLEVELGPWGEHLLLMLKGARNAIKHSLALDYFAVRDEASGTWRGSAMIPPDYFPPKVSRMNAYAIHGVDDQREYQSLYPAPYDDPDYPAPDFHRLDLFRPIDFEYQLANNSEYSDLWKGTINAGSGSSTFTPVTEEDNNEDFIGAVTVLGPAGEVFQTTFAPEQLLQFQSRPVEQLPVVTPQVADRVVFQPTPTPIQQSHSGTEGELPTKHEEASSRVPKPQLIVPDETRKQREGEVPNFLNPPLSEHEPRVPHPIRLGNRRIATTEPQNVVGQPLRTSSFQGQDQFQGETIAPENLQIRGQRPFIQNQNPRPSFHTRRRPPQFIDGNLPSEQEQFSNIHSPFQLQDQTLASSQFQAQGQVFGTSPVISERRPAFTVQQEPGSQFFGQQFVSQDTRQPPRPTLFQDDSLFHDQRQPILQNQGPPPFLNPESHFQNPGQTQFFSDEQPLPNIPGRPQFENPDQQQFLNHGQPHFQNPVETHFQDPVQPHFQNNVRTQFSNQGPSEIQVNERLPVQSESHSPSTAVFESQGAFEHKDQGQPPVQFTETEQPDEFNPTESPNFQTEDRNIQGHQTFDVPGSVSSAVQPHRPAGLEETITPEVQEALHTLSEGTPSLPPPHPVCFERGLVPDPDRCFVFHECVLEGGQWEMYSWRCKRGQIFDPVNVACVRGRCARRGQFRRRVRGQLH